Proteins from a genomic interval of Osmia bicornis bicornis chromosome 11, iOsmBic2.1, whole genome shotgun sequence:
- the LOC114880000 gene encoding acetylcholinesterase-like translates to MPRKRCSLTKLEALMVLSLTVLVQLDVCWCSLTHRSRHHADMSHEDGKSFRTSEELPRPAALNSNDDPLIVQTRKGKVKGKTMTATTGKEVDAWLGIPYAQKPLGPLRFRHPRPAERWPGILNATTLPNSCVQILDTVFGDFPGATMWNPNTPLSEDCLYVNVVAPRPRPTNAAVMVWIFGGGFYSGSATLDVYDHKTLVSEEKVILVSMQYRVASLGFLYFGTSDVPGNAGLFDQMMALQWVRDNIAAFGGNPENVTLFGESAGAVSVSMHLLSPLSRHLFSQAIMQSGSPTAPWAIISREESIMRGIRLAEAVDCPHDRDNLQEVIDCLLVKDPIELVKNEWGTLGICEFPFVPVIDGAFLDETPQRSLATSSFKKANIMMGSNTEEGFYFIIYYLTELFRIDGTEDVKVSREQFVSAVSELNPYVNQIGRHAIIYEYTDWLRPDDPHVNRDAIDKIVGDYQFTCNVNEFAGRYADTGNTVYMYYYKHRSANNPWPRWTGVMHADEISYIFGEPLDPSKGYTKEEANLSKRMMRYWANFAKSGDPNIGDVASWTLSYWPPHNAATKEYLTLDTNSSEIGNGPRVKQCTFWKKYLPQLLAATSKLELGAKETCSSTSVNDGGHLLVVLSVAVIGILFSQRLAIRVDSDGAPRIFDARGFV, encoded by the exons ATGCCAAGGAAACGATGTTCATTGACGAAGCTCGAGGCTCTGATGGTGCTTAGTTTAACGGTGCTGGTGCAGCTGGACGTATGCTGGTGCTCGCTGACCCACAGGAGCAGACATCACGCGGACATGTCGCACGAGGACGGGAAGAGCTTCAGAACTAGCGAGGAGCTACCTAGACCAGCCGCCCTCAATTCCAACGACGATCCGCTGATAGTTCAGACGAGAAAGGGCAAGGTCAAGGGTAAGACCATGACTGCGACCACGGGAAAGGAGGTCGACGCCTGGCTCGGCATCCCTTACGCGCAGAAACCTCTCG GACCGTTGAGGTTCCGGCATCCGAGACCAGCGGAACGTTGGCCGGGAATTCTGAACGCCACCACGCTGCCGAATAGTTGCGTGCAGATACTGGACACGGTGTTCGGTGACTTTCCAGGTGCGACGATGTGGAATCCGAACACCCCGCTCAGCGAGGATTGCCTTTACGTGAACGTGGTCGCGCCACGACCTAGGCCTACCAATGCCGCTGTTATGGTATGGATATTCGGTG GTGGCTTTTACTCCGGCTCGGCGACCCTCGACGTTTACGATCACAAAACCCTGGTGTCCGAGGAGAAGGTGATCCTGGTCTCGATGCAGTATCGAGTGGCCAGCCTTGGTTTCCTCTACTTCGGAACGTCGGACGTTCCTGGGAACGCCGGTCTGTTCGATCAGATGATGGCCCTACAGTGGGTACGCGACAATATCGCTGCTTTTGGCGGAAATCCTGAGAACGTGACCCTGTTCGGAGAGAGCGCGGGCGCCGTATCCGTTTCTATGCACCTACTTTCGCCTCTGTCAAG GCATCTGTTCAGCCAAGCGATCATGCAGTCCGGTTCGCCGACGGCACCTTGGGCCATCATCTCGCGGGAAGAATCGATCATGCGGGGTATCAGATTGGCCGAAGCGGTCGACTGTCCCCACGATCGGGACAATCTCCAGGAGGTGATCGACTGTCTGCTGGTGAAGGATCCGATAGAGTTGGTTAAGAACGAATGGGGCACTCTGGGCATCTGCGAGTTTCCTTTCGTCCCCGTCATCGACGGCGCGTTCCTCGACGAGACCCCTCAACGTTCCTTGGCCACTTCCTCCTTCAAGAAAGCAAACATCATGATGGGTTCCAACACCGAGGAAGGTTTCTATTTTATCATTTACTATCTGACCGAGCTGTTCCGCATCGACGGGACCGAGGACGTGAAGGTCAGCAGAGAACAATTCGTCAGCGCCGTCTCCGAGCTGAACCCGTACGTCAATCAGATCGGAAGGCACGCAATTATCTACGAGTACACCGACTGGCTACGTCCCGACGACCCTCACGTGAATCGCGACGCAATTGACAAGATAGTCGGCGACTATCAGTTCACCTGCAACGTGAACGAATTCGCCGGACGATACGCCGACACCGGAAATACCGTGTACATGTACTACTATAAGCACAG ATCCGCAAACAATCCGTGGCCAAGGTGGACCGGAGTGATGCACGCGGACGAAATCAGTTACATATTCGGAGAGCCGTTGGATCCCTCGAAAGGCTACACGAAGGAGGAAGCGAACTTATCGAAAAGGATGATGAGATATTGGGCGAACTTTGCGAAGTCAGG GGACCCGAACATCGGCGACGTCGCTTCGTGGACGCTGTCTTACTGGCCACCGCACAATGCCGCCACGAAAGAGTACCTGACGTTGGATACCAACAGCTCCGAAATCGGCAACGGACCTAGGGTGAAACAGTGCACCTTCTGGAAGAAGTATCTTCCCCAGCTGCTAGCCGCCACGT CGAAACTAGAGCTCGGCGCGAAGGAGACGTGCAGCAGTACCAGCGTGAACGACGGGGGTCATTTGTTGGTGGTATTAAGCGTCGCGGTAATCGGCATTCTCTTCAGCCAGAGGCTGGCGATCCGAGTGGACTCGGACGGCGCACCGCGGATCTTCGACGCCCGAGGCTTCGTCTAG